In Canis lupus familiaris isolate Mischka breed German Shepherd chromosome 15, alternate assembly UU_Cfam_GSD_1.0, whole genome shotgun sequence, the genomic stretch GACagagatttttattattgtatccctagtgcttagcacagagcttTGACTGCTAGCACATATTTCCATCATAGTGCTAAATACATTGAAATGTCGTTTGTTCCTCTATTCCTCTATTTCTCCAACcagactgtaagctccttgaggattAAGAATATAACTTGTTGTTCCTTGTCTCTTCAGCTTCTAGAACAGAACCTGGTAGGTAGAAGGTACTCAATCAGTGTTTGTTGACCATTTCATGATGACACCATGAGGAAGGGGATTTGATGGGAACTTAACATTACTGAGCTCCTGCTCTGTGCTAGTCACAGTGATAGGTACTTCACACTTATTATGTATTACTTCTCGTGGGATCTCTTCCTGGTAGGTATTATGTAGaatttacagagaaggaaatggggCTCAAGGAGATTAAATTACATGAACAGTGTCACAGTCCAAGTACCAAGACTTGAATCCAGTCTTCTGATTCCAAATCCCATGTTCCCCTAGAATACACCAACTCCTATGACACCACAAACAAGGAATCAGCCCTAACTTTTTTTTCAGCCCCAACTTTTAAGATATAAACTAAATCCACGCACAGTCCTTAAatgtgtctctctccctgtcataAATCTCAActgcaagaaagaaagaactccaaAGGATAGATTACCATTGGGAGGGGTATACTCACCAGGCTGCAGGGATTCAGAGATGCTAAAGCTGCctttaagcaaaaacaaacaaaaccctagCTATTATTCTGACTCTATTATAGTTTTAGGGACAAGCGGGAAGACCCTTCCCTTCATTTGTGGGTAAGGTCAGGACAAGGCTGAATGGTGAACAACTTCATCTCAAAATTACATGTGAGGAAGCTTCCAGAGACCCAAAAGATTCAAGAAACACAAACAtggttaaaattttataaaaacttttaacaTTTCTGGATTCATATATCTTCTTCACATTTCTGGCTTACTCCCTCTAAATATCTGTAATGATCAGAAAGTTAAAGCACCGAAGAAAAGGTTTCTGAgtggttgtgggttttttttttttttgagaagagggATGGAGAGCTTCAGATCATCATCCCACTCAATGTCCAGGACTAGGGGAGAAGAACCCCAAGCAATGTGCTATGTAATGGTAGCTCCTAAAGACAAGAAAGCAGGTGGCCTTGCTGTGACTAAGAGAACAAAATAAGACTCTGTCAGTCTTAAAAAGATTTAggtctgaaaaacagaaaattccatGAAGGTTTCCCTCCCCTCCCGAAATTTAGCCTCGCCCTGGCTCGTCCTCAGTCTCTGACCAGATATTAGTTCCAAGTAGTATCCAAGGAACCACTGACCTTGTCAGCAACTGAACGGTCATGATAGCTGAATGTGTATCTTACATTTGGCCACTAGTaggttcatttctctttctgcagctgAAGGAGAATGCAGAACTTCCCCTGGGACAACCACAGCTCTGTGTCTGAATTCATTCTTCTGGGCTTCTCCAGGGATTCCCAAATTAACGCAATCCTCTTCAatatcttcctctttctctacctctctacACTTGTGGGCAATGGGCTCATTATCACCTTGATCTACTTGGACTCCCGCCTCCACacacccatgtacttcttcctcagtGTCCTCTCCATGCTGGACATGAGCTATGTCACCACCACTGTGCCCCAGATGTTGGTGCATCTGATCTGCCAGAAGAAAACTATCTCTTATGTTGGGTGTGTGGCTCAGATGTACATCTTTCTGGTGTTGGGCATCACTGAGGGCTGGCTCTTCTCCGTCATGGCCTATGACAGATATGTAGCCATCTGTTACCCACTCAGGTACAAGGTTATCATGACCCCATGGCTGTGTGGGGCAATGGTGGTCTTTTGTGGATTGTGGGGAATCAGCTGTTCCCTGGTCTACACTGTCTTCACAATGCGCCTGCCCTATTGTGGCCCTAATGAGATCAATCACTTCTTCTGCGAGGTCCCTGCTGTTCTGAAGCTGGCATGTGCAGACACATCCCTCAACGACCAAGTAGATTTCATCCTGGGTTTCATCCTTCTCCTGGTACCTCTTTCCTTCATTCTGGCCTCTTATGTCTGCATCTTTGCCACTATCTTGAAGATCTGCTCGGCCCAAGGCCGACTCAAGACCTTCTCCACCTGTGCCTCCCACATCACTGTGGTCACCATGTTCTGTGGGCCTGCCATGTTTATGTACATGAACCCTGGGGCCAATGCCTCCCCAGAGCGGGACAAGAAACTGGCTCTGTTCTACAATgttatctctgcctttctcaacCCCATCATCTATAGCCTTAGAAACAAAGATGTTAAGAGGGCTTTTCTCAAGTTAacaggctggggcagggcctcTGAGTAAGGCCCCTGGAGCACAGAAGGCCACAACCAGACCTGAAACCTCAGGTTCCAACCCTCACTCCCTCTTATTACCTACAGGATAGGCAGGGATCATTGACTGATAGGGGAGATGATATGTAAGGTAGGTTCTTGGGTGGGACTTGCTGATGGCTGCAGCAGCTGAGCTACCTTCAAACATcaagagactcaactatagacAGAGTGCCAAGTCAAGACTTATGTCTGATTCATTTCTGTTTCCCAGGGCTCAACAAAGGGTCTGGCACA encodes the following:
- the OR13P5 gene encoding olfactory receptor family 13 subfamily P member 5 (The RefSeq protein has 1 substitution compared to this genomic sequence), encoding MQNFPWDNHSSVSEFILLGFSRDSQINAILFNIFLFLYLSTLVGNGLIITLIYLDSRLHTPMYFFLSVLSMLDMSYVTTTVPQMLVHLICQKKTISYVGCVAQMYIFLVLGITEGWLFSVMAYDRYVAICYPLRYKVIMTPWLCGAMVVFCGLWGISCSLVYTVFTMRLPYCGPNEINHFFCEVPAVLKLACADTSLNDQVDFILGFILLLVPLSFILASYVCIFATILKIRSAQGRLKTFSTCASHITVVTMFCGPAMFMYMNPGANASPERDKKLALFYNVISAFLNPIIYSLRNKDVKRAFLKLTGWGRASE